In Helicobacter pylori, a single genomic region encodes these proteins:
- a CDS encoding aldo/keto reductase, producing MQQRHLGPLKVSALALGCMGMTYGYGEVHDKKQMVKLIHKALELGINFFDTAEAYGEDNEKLLGEAIKPFKDKVVVASKFGIYYADPNDKYATMFLDSSPNRIKSAIEGSLKRLKVECIDLYYQHRMDTNTPIEEVAEVMQALIKEGKIKAWGMSEAGLSSIQKAHQICPLSALQSEYSLWWREPEKEILGFLEKEKIGFVAFSPLGKGFLGAKFEKNATFASEDFRSVCPRFNQENLAKNYALVELIQDHAHAKGVTPAQLALSWILHTQKIIVPLFGTTKESRLIENIGALQVSWSQKELEIFQKELTAIKIEGARYPERINEMVNQ from the coding sequence ATGCAACAGCGTCATTTAGGCCCTTTAAAAGTGAGCGCATTAGCTCTAGGGTGCATGGGCATGACTTATGGGTATGGGGAAGTCCATGATAAAAAGCAGATGGTTAAACTTATCCATAAGGCTTTGGAATTGGGTATTAACTTTTTTGACACTGCAGAGGCTTATGGGGAAGATAATGAAAAGCTTTTAGGCGAAGCGATCAAGCCTTTTAAAGACAAGGTTGTGGTAGCGAGCAAGTTTGGGATTTACTACGCAGATCCTAATGACAAATACGCAACCATGTTTTTAGACTCCAGTCCTAACCGCATTAAGAGCGCCATTGAAGGGAGTTTGAAACGCTTAAAAGTAGAATGCATTGATTTATACTACCAACACCGCATGGATACTAACACGCCCATAGAAGAAGTGGCAGAAGTTATGCAAGCTCTTATTAAAGAAGGAAAAATTAAAGCTTGGGGGATGAGTGAGGCAGGGTTATCTAGCATCCAAAAAGCCCATCAAATTTGCCCTTTAAGCGCGTTGCAGAGCGAATATTCCTTGTGGTGGCGCGAACCTGAAAAAGAGATTTTAGGTTTTTTAGAAAAAGAAAAAATTGGCTTTGTCGCTTTTTCGCCTTTGGGTAAGGGGTTTTTAGGTGCGAAATTTGAAAAAAATGCCACCTTCGCTAGTGAGGATTTTAGAAGCGTTTGTCCTAGGTTTAATCAAGAAAATCTAGCCAAAAATTACGCCTTGGTGGAATTAATCCAAGATCATGCACACGCTAAAGGCGTTACACCAGCCCAACTGGCTCTCTCATGGATTTTGCACACGCAAAAAATCATTGTCCCTCTCTTTGGCACCACCAAAGAATCCAGGCTCATAGAAAATATAGGGGCTTTGCAGGTTTCTTGGAGTCAAAAAGAATTGGAGATTTTCCAAAAAGAATTGACTGCAATCAAAATAGAAGGGGCCCGCTACCCTGAAAGAATCAATGAAATGGTGAATCAATAA
- a CDS encoding flagellar protein, producing the protein MKKQILTGVLLSVLAVSSAYAHKDKKDAKKPELSSQLVAHKDKKDAKKPELSSQLVAHKDKKDAKKPELSSQLVAHKDKKDAKKPKNSVA; encoded by the coding sequence ATGAAAAAGCAAATCTTGACAGGTGTTTTATTATCAGTTTTGGCAGTGAGTTCTGCATACGCTCACAAAGATAAAAAAGACGCCAAAAAACCTGAGTTAAGCTCTCAATTAGTGGCTCACAAAGATAAAAAAGACGCCAAAAAACCTGAGTTAAGCTCTCAATTAGTGGCTCACAAAGATAAAAAAGACGCCAAAAAACCTGAGTTAAGCTCTCAATTAGTGGCTCACAAAGATAAAAAAGACGCCAAAAAACCTAAAAACTCAGTGGCCTAA
- the waaF gene encoding lipopolysaccharide heptosyltransferase II — protein MSVNAPKRMRILLRLPNWLGDGVMASSLFYTLKHHYPNAHFILVGPQITCELFKKDEKIEAVFIDDTKKSFFRLLATHKLAQKIGRCDIAITLNNHFYSAFLLYATKTPIRIGFAQFFRSLFLSHAITTAPKEYHQVEKYCFLFSQFLEKELDQKSVLPLKLAFNLPTHTPNTPKKIGFNPSASYGSAKRWPASYYAEVAVALLEKGHEIYFFGAKEDAVVSEEILKLIKGLLKNPLLSHNAYNLCGKTSIEELIQRIAVLDLFITNDSGPMHVAASAQTPLIALFGPTDEKETRPYKAQKTIVLNHHLSCAPCKKRVCPLKNEKNHLCMRSITPLEVLKAAHTLLEES, from the coding sequence ATGAGCGTAAATGCGCCCAAACGCATGCGTATTTTATTGCGTTTGCCTAATTGGTTAGGCGATGGGGTAATGGCAAGCTCGCTTTTTTACACCCTTAAACACCACTACCCTAACGCGCATTTTATCTTAGTGGGTCCACAAATCACTTGCGAACTTTTCAAAAAAGATGAAAAAATAGAAGCCGTTTTTATAGATGACACCAAAAAATCCTTTTTCAGGCTGCTAGCCACTCACAAACTCGCTCAAAAAATAGGGCGTTGCGATATAGCGATCACTTTAAACAACCATTTCTATTCCGCTTTTTTGCTCTATGCGACAAAAACGCCTATTCGCATCGGTTTTGCCCAATTTTTCCGTTCTTTGTTTCTCAGCCATGCGATAACTACTGCCCCTAAAGAGTATCACCAAGTGGAAAAGTATTGCTTTTTGTTTTCGCAATTTTTAGAAAAAGAATTGGATCAAAAAAGCGTTTTACCCTTAAAATTAGCCTTTAACCTCCCCACTCACACCCCAAACACCCCTAAAAAAATCGGCTTTAACCCTAGCGCAAGCTATGGGAGCGCTAAAAGATGGCCAGCTTCTTATTACGCTGAAGTTGCGGTTGCTTTGTTAGAAAAAGGGCATGAAATTTATTTTTTTGGGGCTAAAGAAGACGCTGTCGTTTCTGAAGAAATTTTAAAACTCATCAAAGGCTTGTTAAAAAACCCCTTATTATCCCACAACGCTTACAATCTGTGCGGGAAAACCAGCATTGAAGAATTGATACAACGCATCGCTGTTTTAGATTTATTCATCACTAACGATAGCGGTCCCATGCATGTGGCTGCTAGCGCACAAACCCCCTTAATCGCTCTTTTTGGCCCCACTGATGAAAAAGAGACTCGCCCCTATAAAGCTCAAAAAACGATTGTGTTGAACCACCATTTAAGCTGTGCACCTTGTAAAAAGCGAGTTTGCCCTTTAAAGAATGAAAAAAACCATTTGTGCATGCGATCTATCACGCCCCTTGAAGTCTTAAAAGCCGCTCACACTCTTTTAGAAGAGTCTTAA
- a CDS encoding histidine--tRNA ligase — translation MITPKVLSGFKDRLPKDAIQKAQLLAKVSVVFQSFGFVPIETPHLEYAEALLPDASSDIQKEIYRFKDHGDRDVALRFDLTVPLARFVSLHHQILGMPFKRYAIGNVFRGERAQKGRYREFTQCDFDFIGSESLVCDAEIIQVIIASLKALDLEDFCVSINHRKILNGICEYFGISQVNEVLRIVDKLEKIGLDGVEEELKKECDLNSNTIKELLELIQIQQNDLSHAEFFEKIAYLKGYNENLKKGIQDLERLYQLLGDLQISQNLYKIDFSIARGLGYYTGIVYETTLNGMKSLGSVCSGGRYDHLTQNFSKENLQGVGASIGIDRLIVALSEMQLLDERSTQAKVLIACMHEEYFSYANRLAESLRQSGIFSEVYPEAQKIKKPFSYANHKGHEFVAVIGEEEFKSETLSLKNMHSGMQLNCLSFLKALEIIGENDEDL, via the coding sequence ATGATTACCCCTAAAGTGTTGAGCGGGTTTAAAGACCGCTTGCCTAAAGATGCGATACAAAAAGCCCAGTTGCTCGCTAAAGTTTCAGTCGTGTTTCAAAGTTTTGGTTTTGTGCCGATTGAAACCCCTCATTTGGAATACGCTGAAGCGCTACTACCTGATGCGAGCAGTGATATTCAAAAAGAGATTTATCGTTTTAAAGACCATGGGGATAGGGATGTGGCTTTAAGGTTTGATTTGACCGTGCCATTAGCCCGCTTTGTTTCTTTGCACCACCAAATATTAGGCATGCCCTTTAAACGCTACGCTATAGGCAATGTCTTTAGGGGTGAAAGGGCGCAAAAAGGGCGTTATAGGGAATTTACGCAATGCGATTTTGATTTTATAGGGAGCGAGAGTTTGGTGTGCGATGCTGAGATCATTCAAGTGATTATCGCTTCCTTAAAAGCTTTGGATTTAGAAGATTTTTGCGTCTCTATCAACCACAGAAAAATTTTGAACGGGATATGCGAATATTTTGGGATCTCTCAAGTGAATGAAGTGTTGCGCATTGTGGATAAATTGGAAAAAATTGGCTTGGATGGGGTTGAAGAAGAATTAAAAAAAGAGTGCGATTTGAATTCAAACACTATTAAAGAGCTTTTAGAATTAATTCAAATCCAACAAAACGATTTAAGTCATGCGGAATTTTTTGAAAAAATTGCTTATTTGAAAGGCTATAATGAAAATCTGAAAAAGGGCATACAGGATTTAGAAAGGCTATACCAGTTGCTAGGGGATTTGCAAATTTCTCAAAACCTGTATAAAATTGATTTTTCTATCGCTAGGGGATTAGGGTATTATACAGGGATTGTGTATGAAACCACGCTTAATGGCATGAAGTCTTTAGGGAGCGTGTGTTCAGGGGGTCGTTACGATCATTTGACTCAAAATTTTTCTAAAGAGAATTTACAAGGGGTGGGGGCTTCTATTGGGATTGATCGATTGATTGTGGCTTTGAGTGAAATGCAATTACTAGATGAGCGCTCCACCCAAGCTAAAGTCTTAATCGCTTGCATGCATGAAGAGTATTTTTCTTATGCAAACCGCTTGGCGGAGTCTTTAAGGCAAAGCGGGATTTTTAGCGAAGTCTATCCAGAAGCTCAAAAAATCAAAAAACCCTTTTCTTATGCTAACCATAAAGGGCATGAGTTCGTGGCTGTCATTGGCGAAGAAGAATTTAAAAGCGAAACCTTAAGCCTGAAAAACATGCATTCAGGCATGCAGTTGAATTGCTTGAGTTTTTTAAAAGCCCTTGAAATCATTGGAGAAAACGATGAAGACTTATAA